The following nucleotide sequence is from Gordonia humi.
TGATCTCGTCGATGACATCGCCATAGGAGACGATCGGCCACCCGTCCGGTCCACCGAGCATGTCCAAAGTCTCCGCAGGCAGCGCGGCAACCTGCTCGCTGACCCACCGCTCGTGCGGGGTCATGTCCGAGGGGACCGCCCGCGAGAGCATGCTGATCCGGCGAATATGGGAGGACTCGCGCGCCGAGGAATTCAGCAGCTGGTCGGAGAAGGCATCCATGTTCTGCGCCCACTTGGCATCCGAGCGCAACCCCTCGGCCAGGCCCTGCACGGACAGGATGATCGAGAAGTAGTTCGCCTCGCCCGGATTGTGGTGATACAGGATGAACATGTCATCTAGGCCCGTACCGTCCAGGTCGAGGGGTTCGACGTGCCCGAGCGGGACCGGCCGAATCCATCCGGGGTCGAGGTCGGGGTTGTTGTAGTCCGCGTCGTCCTCGGCGATGAACACATGCTCACCGCCGCGGCGGCGTTGCCATTCACGGAACTGATGGACCTTGCGCGCTCCCCACCCGGTCACCACCGCACCGATCGCGCCCAGCAGCAGCCCGCCGCCGAGCAGGCCGCCGATCTTCCCTGCGAACAGGACACCGCCTGCACACAGCAGCAGCGCCGCGCCGATCAGGATTTTCCCCGGCATGGACACACCGCCGATATAGCGGGAGGCGACCTCGCCGCCGAGGACAGAGAACCGCACATCACTGGGTGCTTCACTCATGACGATCTGCTCCTTGGGATCTAGTTGGGAGAGGTGGGGGCCGAATCAGCGGCGACGCCGTGAGCACGGTTGGCGGCGTTCATCGCACCGGCCCGCACCCCGGCCCCAGCTCCTGCCTTGACCGCGCCGCCCGCACTGTGTGCGGCCGCCGACCCGGCGACCTTGGTCAACCGCGCCGCGGTACCACCGACCGGGCCGCCGCCGATCGCAGCGAGCTTGCCGAGGTTCCCGGCACCGGATTTAGCCAGACCACCCGAGGGCGCGGCATGCTTCCCGCCGCCGGAACCACCGCCGCCGCCCGCGTCGCTGCCGCCACCTCCTGCCGGAGCACTGCCCGCGCCGGAGGTGTGCGAGCTGGTGGCGTTGGAGTTCATGCGGCGCTGCACACCGCCACCGCCCATACCCATGCCGCCGACGACTTGTCCTGACCCGCCGCCGGAGTCACCCATACGATCGGCGTCTTCCTCACTGGGCAGCATCGGCGCCCACTTGAGCAGCGCGAACGGAGCCACACCGATCGTGAAGAACCCGAACGCGGCGAGCATCAGTTGGCCGAGTGAGGCGAGATCGCCCTCGCCGGTCGTCGAATCGTTCAGTGCCGAGCTGATCACCTCGAACACGACGATCAACATCAGGAACAAGATCGGCACTGACGCCATCAGTGAGATCAGCATCAGCGGGATCTTCAACGCTTTGGGCCGCATCTTGGGAAACACGAGCATCCCGTAGGCGATCGCCGCGCCCACACACGCCAGCGGGATACCGATCTGGTGCATGAGCATCCCGAGATACACCGCGAACAGGCCGAACACCATGAACCCGAACCCGATGATTCCCGCGATCACACCGCCGACCAACGTCTTGTCGGTCAGCGCCCCTAACGTCGACGAGACGTTCTCCACGAGCTCGTCAGTCGTGGTGCCACCGAGTTCGATGATCTGGGTGGTCAACGCGTGCATCATCGCTTGGAGCATTCCGACGAGCATCGGGGTGTAGATCATCAGGACAAGTCCCAATGGCAGATAGCCGACGATGTCGCGGGCCAGAGTGTCCGCGCCACCCTTACGGGCCGCCGACGCTGTGGCCAGCAGGAACATCGCGATCATGACCGTGATCCCCAGGCCGACGCTCATCGCGTACCACTTGAGGAACCACGATTGCGTGAGGTCGAACTCGCCGACCGAGGCCAACCCGGGAAGGACTTTGTCGAGCATGTCCATCGCCGAGGACTTAAAGTAGTTGGCCCACTTCTCCGGCAGTTCCTTGGCGTCTTTCGCGAACTCGACCAGCGGCCCGATCGTGTTGTCCCACAAGAAGCTGTACGCCTTGGCCACGCCCTGCCCGAACTGGTAGGCCGGAGACATCTTCCACACGCCCTCGACCGCGTCGTTCAAGCGGTCGCCGACGTCCCTGTTCTGATCGATCCAGTTCACAGTCCCGGCGAACATCCGACCGATGTTGGTGTTCCACTGCTGGCACACCATCTTCTGATCACGCAACGTCTCTTTGTCGCAGTTGAGGAAGTAGGCGTGTTCGCAGAACCGGAACGAGTTCTTATCGCCCTCGCACGGGGAATCGATGCGTTTGCCGACCTCCTCGGCGTGCTCCCCGGCGGCTGCTTTCATCGCCGTCACCGACCCGTCGTCGGGGCGGCTGGCCCACTTGAATCCCCACGTCGTCATCGACGGGGTCGCCCACTTCTTGATGTCGTCGGCACACACCGGTGACGTCGACGGCCACTCACTGCTGCGACCGGTCGGATAGGCATCGGGCAACATCGCACCGGTCGGGCGGAACGTGCCCGACTCGACTGCCTTCTTCAAGTTCTCCTTCGTCGCCGGTCCCACACCGTCGAGTGAGGGAGCGGTCAAACCTCCCACCTGGCTTTTGATCTGCCATTCGAGGACCTTCCACCGGTCTTCCTCGGGCATCCGCCAGAACATGAGTTCGGGCTCGTGGGTGAGAGCCTGCCCGATGTAACCGGCGACGTCGCCGCCCTTGGATGAACATGCGCCGGTGAACCAGGACGCCGTCTTGAACTCCTCGGTGCCCCCGACCAGCTTGCGCAGATCCTTCGGGAACCCCTTCGGAAGCTCCTTCTTCCCGCCGCTGTCCCCCGACTCCCCTGACTCGTCCGAGGACTCGCCGGACGAGTCGTCGGAGGAGCTGTCGGAGGAGCTGTCGTCACTGGCGGGTTCTTCGGTGCTCGTGGTCGGTGTGTCGGTGGTTGGTTCGGCCAGGGCGGTGCCCAGGCCGTGGCCGGAGAGGAGAACGGCCAGTACCGCCACGCAGATCAGCACACCGCGTGCAAGACGTGTCCGGTTCATACCAGGTTCCTTCTAGTTGATGAAGAAGCTGTAGTACCCGGCGGTGGCCTGCTCGGCGAGCGAGGACCCGGCATCGGGGAACTGTGCCTCTTCGGGTGTGGGGCCGGACTGGAACTCCCAGTCGATGGCTTTCCAGTCGTCATCGATCCATGACAGGGTGACCGTGGTCGTCGACCACAACGTGGCCACGCCGACCTTCCCGGAATCACCCAATGCGTTCTGCCCGACCGTCACCGCCCAGATCGACACCTTGGCCTTGTCCTTGGTGAACAACGGGACCGTCACCATCGCCGGAGCCGAATTCGTGACGTTCTTGCGCTCGGCACGATCGGAGGCACTGTTCAGTACCTCCGTGAGCGCGGCTGACGGGCCCGGACCCACCATCTTCGACTCGAGCTTGTCGCCCGAGACACGCCCGGCGCTGGCCTGATCGACCGCTTGAGTGAACACGACACCGGCGGTCGCTGCGCCGGATCGGTCCTGCGTGAACCCGGTCGGGATACCGTCTTCGATCGAGGTCGGTCCGTGTGCGGACCCGATACCGGGTTCGGAGACACCGTCGCCGTCGTCGGAACCGCTGCACGAGGCGATGACGATCAGCAGGATGACCACCACGGCGATCACCGCGGCCGCGGTGATCAGGACCGGGCGTGACCGCGGCCAGAACCGGCCACCACGCGAGGCGGTCGCGGCAGGTGGTGCACCGTCCGGGTTGGGTGCGGCGACGATGCCGCTGTAGTTCTTCTTCTTCGCCATGACGAGTACTCCCTTGGTCAGATCAGTGCGGTGATGAGGATGATGATCAGGCACACGATCAGGAGTGCCGAGAAGCCCAGCGCCCAGCGGATACGGCGGCGTTTGTGGTCGACCACCACGACAGAGGTGTTCTTGGAGCCGCGGCCGCGGACGTTGGAGGGACGCGAGTGTGCAGACATAATGTGGTGCCTTTCAGATCAGAGATGACAGGGGTTTAGAAGCCGAGAGCGAAGATGACGCCGCCGACGACGACGGACGCTCCGGCGCACACGCCGAAACCGACTGCTGCGTCCATGAAGGAGGACTTGGCGTCGACCTGCTGAGCGGCGAAACCGCGACGGTTCGCTGCCGACCACTTGGCGCCGGCGATGATCATCCACATGGCGCACGCGGCCAGGCACGCGGCCCAGATCGCGGCGATGAAGCGACGCCAGGTCTGCCCGACCGACGGACCGAACAGAGAGAAGTCCGGGGTGACGTCCCCGATCGGGTTCCACGTATCGGCGAGCTGGGTGACCTCAGCGGCCGAAGCGTGACCGGCCACCACGGCGGTCGCGAGTAGTGCCACCGTGAGGGTGGCCAGGGTCAGCCCTGCCCGTCGCAGGAGTGTGGTTGTCTTGGTCATTACTGGTGTCCTTCCTGGTAGTAGGGGGCCTGTGCGGGCCACTGCCCGCTCGGGTGCGGGTAGCCACCCATCGGCATCTGCCCGGTCACCGGGCCACCGGGGTAGCCCATCGGCGGCGCATATCCCGGTGTCGGCGCGGCGCGGCGGGTGCCGCGCACGTCGTATTCGGCCGGTCGGGCGATCGACTGCGGGACCATCCCGGCGTCGAACTCGACTGCACGCGAGCGGGACTTGGCCAGGGAGTCGGCGATCTCGGCGGCCAGCTCGGCGTAGGCGACGCGCGTGGTCAGCGGAAGGCGCTGGTAGACAATCCGTGCCCCGGCGCCCTCGAACGCAGGCTCGTACGGCATGTCCATGAACCGGTGCACGCCCTGCCCGCGCAGCTCCTCGATGATGTCGTCGCGATCGGCATCGGACGCGCCGGGTGCCGGCGCGAGTGCGACGATCGCCGTGGACACCAGAGCGGACAGGTCGCGGGCGTGCATTCCGTCGAGCATCTGCACGACCTTCGCCGCGGCGTCGCGGCGATACGGCATGGGGATGACGACCTGGTGGACATTCTCGGTGACCCACTGCCAGTTCGGCGAGGTGTCATCGTTACCGGTGTCGATGATGGCCCCGGACCGGTGCCGGCGCAGGACTGCTTCGATCGCCGCGCACTCGGCCGCGCCGATCGCCTTCATCCGCTTGGACGACTGGTCCGATGCCAGGATCTCGTCCATCGTCGGCTGCTTACGCAGGAAATGGGAGAGCGCCCCGGACTGGGCGTTCGGGCCCGCGAGCTCGCTGGCGTGCTCGAGTACGTCCCACACACTCGGCTGTCCACCGTTGGGGGCCGCCGAGGTCGCCGCACGCTCAGACAGGGTGCCTTTGGACTCGTTGGAGTCCCACAGGACCACACCGCCGCCCCGGTACTGGCCGAAGGTGTTCCCGAGCATGATCGTCGTCGGGGTCTTACCCATCCCGCCCTTGACGTTCAACACCGCGACCTTCCAGAAACCCGAGAGGGGTTGGCGGATGCGTTCGATGTCCTGGCGGTGACGGACCTCCTCGGAGTCCGGACGCGGCCGCAAATGCATCCCGAGAGCGTTCAGCCGCCCGCGCCATCCCCACTCGGCCGGATCGTCCTCGATACCGGCCGCAGTCTCCAACAGACCCGGACGGGCCTGCCCGATCCCGTCGAGACGGCGTGCTTGCGGGTCCGGGTCCACCAACACCCGACCCTGCGGCTGCTGGATGAAACCCGCGTTCTGGTACTGGCCGTTGTCGGTGTACTCGTAGTCCGGCGGAGCGGTCGGAACACCGTACGGGTTCGGGTTGTAGGGTTCGGCGGCCGGTTCGGCCGCGGTATCGCTGTAAGCCACGGCCGGCGCCGACGGCTCGACATCATCGGCGACCGGTGCCACTGGAGGCTGCGGTTCGGCGACCGGTTCTGTCGAGGCGGCCGTCTCTGCGGCGGGGTCGCTGGTCGGGGTGGGTTCGGTCACGGGCTCCTCCTGCGGTTCGGGGGCGCGGCGGCGTAGCCCTTGGCTACGCAGCTGCACCGGGGGTTCTGCGCTGTAGTCGGTCGGCGCGGCCGGGGCCAGAAAGCCCAGGGCGTCGTCACCGGCGGAGTGCTGTGCGGTCATCTGATCGGTGTCCTTTCGAGTGAGGTGAGATCGGTGCGATGAGGGGGTGTGGTCATTGCTGTTCCTGGATTTGGGTCACCTCCCACCCGTTCGCCGTCTTCTCGGTGATCACCCACGCCGTGGTCGAGGTCGGGTCACCGATCTGCTGGCCTGCCGGGGTCTGGGCGGTCTGGACCACCGAGAACACGAAGTACTTGCGTGTCGGCGAGTCCGGCGCACCCTGGTTGCCCTGACTGGTGACCTTCGGCGTGATCGTGGCTTCACGGTCGGCCCACTGACGCCACTGCCCGTCCGGGCGCAACGACACATCGGCCAGGACCGCATCAGCGAGCGATCTACTCAGCAGCGGCGCCGTGCGAGCGGAGGCATCCGAACGGCTCTGATCGGTGCTGGTGTCCCAGGTGAACCAGATCGTCACCGCCGCGGCCGCGACCGCTTTCGCATCCGAGCGGTCCACGCGCATCCCGCCGGGCAGCGTCGTCTTCGGAGTCGGCGTGGTGAGGTTCGGCGGCGAGAACGTCGTCGACTCAGACGGTTCGTCACCGGGATTCCACTGCTGGGCTTGCGCAGGCGTCGACGACGACGTGCTCTGGTCCGCATCGGGGCTCACGCATGCGGTCGCCAGGGCCACGGTGGCGACCGCGGCCACGGCGGTGGCGATCACCCGGGTAGCGGTGGTGGGGTGGTTCATCCGAATCTCCTTGCATCGGGGTTCGCGCCGACGGCTGAGGCCACGGGCGAGACTTTGACGACGTCGCCGGACTGGGGAGCCTCGACGACCTTTCCGTCGCCGATATAGATCGCGACGTGCTGCGGGTTGCCACCCGCCGGGAACAGAATGTCGCCGGGCAGCCACTTAGCTTGCCCGCCGGTCACGGGCTTGCCGCGCTTGTCGTTGAGTTGGGAGACCGTGTAGTGCGGAAGCTCGATCGTGCCGCCCGATGCCTGAAACACGCCGTGGATGACCAGTCCTGAGCAGTCGAAACCGATCTTCTGGAAGTCGCCGAACGAGTCGGCGACACCACCATCGCGGATTCCCATCGACGGGCCCCTGCCGGTGCCGCCGCCCCACGCATAAGTCGTGCCGCGCCATTTCATTGCCGCCGCGACGACCCGGCCACCGAACCCTTCCCCCGACACCGGGGTGTCAGCGTCCGGGTTGGCGTAGACCGTGCGGGCACGGGCCGGGATGATCTTGATGTAGTGCTGGGTCTCGGCGTTCTGGCACGGGCTGCCTGCTGCCAACGTCGCACCGGGACCGCAGTTGTATGCCGAGAGTGTGAGTTCGACCAGGTCACCGTGGACTTTGCCCGCCGACATCGCATCGCGCATGAT
It contains:
- a CDS encoding MinD/ParA family ATP-binding protein, translated to MTAQHSAGDDALGFLAPAAPTDYSAEPPVQLRSQGLRRRAPEPQEEPVTEPTPTSDPAAETAASTEPVAEPQPPVAPVADDVEPSAPAVAYSDTAAEPAAEPYNPNPYGVPTAPPDYEYTDNGQYQNAGFIQQPQGRVLVDPDPQARRLDGIGQARPGLLETAAGIEDDPAEWGWRGRLNALGMHLRPRPDSEEVRHRQDIERIRQPLSGFWKVAVLNVKGGMGKTPTTIMLGNTFGQYRGGGVVLWDSNESKGTLSERAATSAAPNGGQPSVWDVLEHASELAGPNAQSGALSHFLRKQPTMDEILASDQSSKRMKAIGAAECAAIEAVLRRHRSGAIIDTGNDDTSPNWQWVTENVHQVVIPMPYRRDAAAKVVQMLDGMHARDLSALVSTAIVALAPAPGASDADRDDIIEELRGQGVHRFMDMPYEPAFEGAGARIVYQRLPLTTRVAYAELAAEIADSLAKSRSRAVEFDAGMVPQSIARPAEYDVRGTRRAAPTPGYAPPMGYPGGPVTGQMPMGGYPHPSGQWPAQAPYYQEGHQ